The following proteins are co-located in the Pectinophora gossypiella chromosome 7, ilPecGoss1.1, whole genome shotgun sequence genome:
- the LOC126368559 gene encoding glutamyl aminopeptidase-like isoform X4 — MYGIKIRNLLNNSVYILSKNCLSKFVNTKNVIMDNLPSKITLSERLSSLVRPVNYKLLLHPDLKTGKFKGNVKINVTVEQEKKYITLHTKFLDIHYVKVYKDEQEVSVAKYLEVTQLEQLYIHFENPICSGNYEICVGFSGDLTRNIVGFYMSRLSNNRTMVASKFQPTYTRQAFPCFDEPEYKATFDISLLKPPGYLALSNMNEISKNLDTETNMEVVTFATSVPMSAYLVCFVVCDFDHKKTEVNANGIGKDFTLRAFAQKDQMHKINFALDIGLRATEYYIKYYQVPFPLPKLDMIAIPDYQSGATEHWGLVTYRETSFLVDEATASTRNKINVANTIAHELAHMWFGNLVTLKWWDDLWLNEGFATYMQNKALNAIEPSWTMLDQFLTRTLHPVLVFDAKLSSHPIVQTVETPDQITAIFDSISYNKGASILRMLEGFIGEENFRQGISDYLKKYKFGNTVTQDLLDLLEPYFKKNNPDLKLSYIVDTWTTQMGYPVLTVSKSDEPNKFIITQQRFLLDPQAKYSNDYRWFVPITYKTNKGSSENILWFPDNVDSVTLTLKEDETWLKINNNQVGYYRVNYPYEMWDELIKELQSGSKKLTISDRAHLLNEIFALADASRVPYRMALNLTTYLTTERDYVPWSAAVSVLHTLKSRLLDTTAFGDLLKYVQKLVKPLYEKQTWERTNIGVTDRLLRVTVMSLAASFQLPEAEAKIRELFLQWLENKGTPKATEFEPDLREIIYAYGMKTANMAEWDKLWQIYLKEEDAQEQSKLRIALAAPRDTTLLRKYLTLAWDEKYIRGQDYLTVIQQISANPSGTAIVWDEVRSRWPEFVARFTLNSRYLGNMVPGVTSMFSTEIKLKEMNAFFAEHPDAGAGEAARRRALETVRDNIRWNEHYLAPVTDWLQAQSQ, encoded by the exons atGTACGGCATAAAAATTCGAAATTTACTCAATAATAGTGTGTACATACTTAGCAAAAACTGTCTATCCAAATTTGTTAACACTAAGAACGTGATCATGGATAATCTACCTAGTAAAATAACTCTTTCAGAAAGGTTATCTTCTCTAGTTCGCCCGGTGAATTATAAACTACTTTTACACCCGGATTTAAAAACGGGTAAATTTAAAGGAAACGTGAAAATTAATGTTACCGTGGAGCAAGAAAAGAAGTATATAACCTTACATACAAAGTTTTTGGATATACACTATGTAAAAGTATATAAAGATGAACAAGAAGTGTCTGTAGCTAAGTATTTAGAAGTGACACAGCTGGAGCAACTATATATTCATTTTGAAAATCCGATATGCTCGGGAAATTACGAGATCTGTGTGGGGTTTAGTGGGGACTTGACCCGTAATATTGTAGGGTTTTATATGTCACGTTTGAGCAATAATAG AACTATGGTTGCCAGTAAGTTCCAGCCTACATACACCCGTCAAGCGTTTCCCTGTTTTGATGAGCCAGAATACAAGGCTACTTTTGATATTTCTCTTTTGAAGCCACCAGGGTATTTGGCACTCTCCAACATGAAT gaaatATCAAAGAATCTTGACACAGAGACCAACATGGAAGTTGTTACATTTGCAACAAGTGTACCCATGTCAGCATACCTAGTATGTTTTGTTGTCTGTGATTTTGATCACAAGAAGACTGAAGTAAATGCTAATGGCATTGGTAAAGACTTCACACTCAGAGCTTTTGCTCAAAAAGACCAAAtgcataaaattaattttgcttTGGACATTGGTTTAAGAGCTACAgagtattatattaaatattatcaaGTTCCTTTCCCACTGCCTAAACTAG atatgaTAGCTATTCCGGACTACCAGTCCGGGGCCACCGAACACTGGGGTCTGGTGACATACAGGGAGACCTCGTTCTTGGTGGATGAAGCGACAGCATCAACTCGCAACAAGATCAACGTAGCCAATACCATCGCTCACGAGCTGGCTCACATGTGGTTCGgtaatttag tgACATTGAAATGGTGGGATGACCTCTGGCTGAATGAAGGTTTTGCTACATACATGCAAAATAAAGCTCTCAACGCCATAGAACCATCTTGGACCATG TTGGACCAGTTTTTGACTAGAACTCTTCATCCGGTTTTGGTATTCGACGCCAAGCTCTCAAGTCATCCTATAGTTCAGACTGTGGAGACTCCTGATCAAATCACTGCCATCTTTGACAGTATTTCttataataaa GGAGCATCAATTTTGAGGATGTTAGAAGGATTTATCGGCGAAGAGAATTTCCGTCAAGGCATATCGGATTACTTGAAGAAATATAAATTCGGTAACACTGTCACTCAAGACTTGCTCGATCTATTGGAACCGTACTTCAAGAAAAACAATCCTGATTTGAAACTTTC GTACATCGTGGACACTTGGACAACGCAGATGGGTTATCCAGTGTTAACTGTATCCAAAAGTGATGAGCCGAATAAGTTCATCATCACACAACAGCGGTTTCTGCTTGACCCCCAAGCTAAATACAGCAACGA TTACCGGTGGTTTGTTCCAATCACATACAAGACCAACAAGGGATCAAGTGAAAACATTTTGTGGTTCCCTGATAACGTCGATAGTG TAACCCTCACTCTGAAGGAAGACGAGACCTGGCTCAAAATAAACAACAATCAAGTCGGTTACTACAGAGTTAATTACCCATACGAGATGTGGGATGAACTGATCAAAGAATTACAATCTGGCAGTAAAAAG CTCACGATCTCAGACCGCGCGCATCTTCTGAACGAGATATTCGCCCTAGCTGACGCCAGTCGCGTGCCATATCGTATGGCATTGAACCTTACTACGTACTTGACTACGGAGAGGGACTACGTACCTTGGTCTGCTGCCGTCTCTGTCTTGCATACGTTGAAGAGTAGACTCCTGGATACTACTGCTTTTGGGGATCTGCTg AAATATGTCCAAAAATTGGTGAAGCCATTATATGAAAAGCAAACTTGGGAAAGAACTAACATTGGAGTGACTGACAG GCTCCTTCGGGTGACCGTGATGTCGCTGGCAGCGTCCTTCCAGCTGCCAGAAGCCGAGGCGAAGATACGGGAGTTGTTCCTGCAGTGGTTGGAGAACAAGGGCACTCCTAAAGCTACCGAGTTCGAACCTGACCTCAGAGAAATCATATATGCGTACG GAATGAAGACAGCCAACATGGCAGAGTGGGATAAGCTCTGGCAGATCTACTTGAAGGAGGAAGACGCACAGGAACAATCTAAGTTACGAATTGCGTTGGCAGCGCCTCGTGACACCACCTTACTACGCaa ataTCTGACGCTAGCATGGGACGAGAAATACATCCGCGGCCAGGACTACCTCACAGTGATTCAGCAGATCTCGGCAAATCCTTCAGGCACGGCGATAGTGTGGGATGAAGTTCGCTCGCGCTGGCCCGAGTTTGTAGCTCGCTTCACACTAAACAGCCGTTATTTGGGCAACATGGTGCCTGGGGTGACTTCGATGTTCAGCACCGAAATCAAACTTAAGGAG ATGAATGCATTCTTCGCGGAGCACCCTGATGCGGGCGCGGGCGAGGCGGCGAGACGGCGCGCGCTCGAGACAGTACGTGACAACATTCGCTGGAACGAACACTATCTAGCCCCTGTCACCGACTGGCTGCAAGCGCAGAGCCAATAA